The Sphingopyxis sp. TUF1 genome segment CTCGCGTTGGTCGAGTTAGGGATTGGCTCGTCGATGTGGCTGTGGGGCGTCGGCGCGCTCTACCTTGTCGGACGGATTCTTCATGCGATCGGCATGGACGGGATGATGTGGGGCCGCATGGTCGGGACGATCATCACGATGCTGACGCAGCTCGGCCTCGCGCTCGGCGCGCTGGCGATCGTCTATCTGACGCCCACCAGCATTACGACGACCGAGATCCAGGAAACCGTCGCGGTGGCGCAATAAAATCCCCGTCATTGTGACCCCGGATTTAATCCGGGGGAAGCAATCCGGAGCCTGCGTGAATCGCTCTGAATTGCTTCGCTGCGCTCGCAGTCACGGAAATTAATCTGCTACCCCCATCGCCACATCGCCCACAAACGGGTTCGTCCGCCGCTCGTGCGCGAAATTGCTGTGCGCGCCATGCCCAGGCAAGAAGGTCGTGTCGCCGCCGAGCGGCCATAGCTTCTGCGTGATCGAATCGAGCAATTGCTGGTGATTGCCACGCGGGAAATCGGTGCGCCCAATCGATCCCTGAAAGATGACATCGCCGACGATCGCCAGCTTGGACGGCGCATGATGGAACACGACATGCCCCGGCGTGTGCCCAGGGCAGTGAATGACGTCGATCGTCAGATTGCCCACCGTCACCGTGTCGCCATCGACCAGCCAGCGGTCGGGCTCGAACGGTTCGCCGACCATGCCGAAGCGCGCGCCATCCTCGGCGAAGCGTTCGATCCAGAAGCGGTCGTCCTCATGCGGCCCTTCGATCGGCACGCCCAGCTCCTTCGCCAGCATTCCGGCCTGTCCGCAATGGTCCATATGTCCATGGGTGACGAGGATTTTCTCGACCTCGACGCCCGTCTGCTGCACTGCCTCTTTCAGCTTGGGCAGGTCGCCGCCGGGGTCGACCAACGCCGCCTTGTTGGTTTCGGTGCACCAAAGGAGCGTGCAATTTTGCTGAAAGGCGGTGACGGGCACGATCGCCGCACGCATCGGAGGGTTTGGAGCGTTCATGCCGCCGATGTGGGGAAATGCGGCGCAAATGGCAAGTCGCCACCAGGACGCGCACGCCTCCCATTTCACCCGGTGGCAGGACGGGCATATTGGTCCTCGCCATGACCGAGGCCTTTCTTCACGGCACCGTGCATCTTGCGCGCGAGGATATGCAAGCGGCGCTGACGGCTGATCCCGACGCGCTGGCACTGTGGCAGGCGCTCACCCCGCTGGGGCGCAACGAGTTTATCTGCTGGGTCGACGACGCCAAGCAGGACAAGACGCGCGCGCGCCGCATCGAGCGGACCGTCGAGGAATTGCACGAGGGCAAAAAGCGCCCGTGCTGCTGGGCCGGGTGTATCCACCGCACCGACAAGGCGCCGAGCAAGTGGCAGCAGGCGGTGCTGATCGACAAGAAGGCGAAATAAGGCGGGCGGACGCCTCAGCGCAGCGTCATCGTGTCGCCTTCGACATTCACCGCGTCGAGTTTCGACAGGAAGCTTTGTCCAAGCAGCGACACGCCCATGTCGGCGTCGATCACCGCTGCCTGGACGCCGCGCACCTCGATCCCCTGCACCTCGACGCTGTCGAGCATCACCGTGCGCATCGGCACATCGCCGCCCGCAGTTCGCGCCATGCCGCCGATAGGCAGGCGGTCGACATCGATCCCGATCGCTTCGGCATCGCGCCGCGTTAGCGCGACGATCGACGCGCCGCTGTCGACCATCATGCGGATGCTGGCGCCTTCGACC includes the following:
- a CDS encoding MBL fold metallo-hydrolase; its protein translation is MNAPNPPMRAAIVPVTAFQQNCTLLWCTETNKAALVDPGGDLPKLKEAVQQTGVEVEKILVTHGHMDHCGQAGMLAKELGVPIEGPHEDDRFWIERFAEDGARFGMVGEPFEPDRWLVDGDTVTVGNLTIDVIHCPGHTPGHVVFHHAPSKLAIVGDVIFQGSIGRTDFPRGNHQQLLDSITQKLWPLGGDTTFLPGHGAHSNFAHERRTNPFVGDVAMGVAD
- a CDS encoding MAPEG family protein — translated: MIILPISLTIAAGAALLNLWLSIRVGRVRTKEKVFIGDGGNDLLTRRMRAHSNYVENTAFVLILLALVELGIGSSMWLWGVGALYLVGRILHAIGMDGMMWGRMVGTIITMLTQLGLALGALAIVYLTPTSITTTEIQETVAVAQ
- a CDS encoding retropepsin-like aspartic protease family protein, with translation MAVAITAVSVGVASVASRSTDDDQAQEAAEDPSANSNWTTERGTRSRSSPGTGSASSGGEVRIARSGDSHFYADTAVEGASIRMMVDSGASIVALTRRDAEAIGIDVDRLPIGGMARTAGGDVPMRTVMLDSVEVQGIEVRGVQAAVIDADMGVSLLGQSFLSKLDAVNVEGDTMTLR
- a CDS encoding YdeI/OmpD-associated family protein; the encoded protein is MTEAFLHGTVHLAREDMQAALTADPDALALWQALTPLGRNEFICWVDDAKQDKTRARRIERTVEELHEGKKRPCCWAGCIHRTDKAPSKWQQAVLIDKKAK